CCCTTCCGATGAAGAAGTTGACGGCTCACAGGTTTTGGCCCGACCCAACAGTTTTGAGTGGGATGATGAGGAAATGTAAAAACATAATACTATACTTAGCCTGTGCGCTGACAGTCTTTTGGCTGTCGGCCATGGGCGCTTTTGCACAACAGCAGAACGATACGGTTGATGATGCTCAGCAACAGAATGATATGGTTGATGATGCTCAGCAACAGAATGATATGGTTGATGAAGATGGACTGGCCACTGATATCACCGTTTCTTTACTCAGTGTTGCGCCCGGCTATACCGTCTATACGGCACATGGGCATTGCGCGTTACGCCTTCAGTGTCCATCGGCAGGGCTTGACTATTCTTTTACTTACGGACTTGACGATACTGTTGAAAATCGGTTGGCCTTTTTCACAGGGGAAGCCAAAGGAGAGTACTCGGCCGTCCAAACACATGATTATCTGCAGGAGTATGCCAATGAGGGTCGTCGGGTAGTAGAATATGAACTGAACCTCAATCTCTATCAGAAAAGACGCTTGTGGGAATTACTCGACAACGAAGTTTCTTACGGTTCCGTTCGCCCTTATAATTATCTTACCACCAATTGTTCAAGTATGTGTGCCTTTGCTGTAAAACGTGCTTTGCAAGGTGAAGCAAAAATGGTTTATGGTTCGGCATCGCCTATTCTGAACGGTACATATCGCGATTTTGTTCATGTTATTTCACGGCATCGCCCCTGGGTTGATTTCTTTTGGAATAGCTTGCTTGGATCTGAGGGAGATAAGGTAGGACAGAATGGTGAAAAGTATTCTCCCTCATTGCTTGTCGAGACTTGGAAGCATGCTTCTATCGTTGATAAATTTGGCAGTCGCAGGCCATTATTGATTGATAGTAATGGCAGTGAGCTGATAAGTGGTGATGACGGGCAGCATACCTCGTGGTTCACACCAACTATTTGTTTTGCCCTTCTTCTCCTTTTGGTGATACTTCTAAGTGTGGCTGAACATACAGGTCATCTGCATAAACTGGCTTTTACGGTCGATGCCACATTGATGTTGTTGCTCACGGTGATAGGTATGGCTCTTTGCTATATGACCTTGTTCTCATCGCTTGATGGCTCTTCAGGAAACTGGTATGCACTTGTGTTTAATCCACTTCCTTTGTTGGCTTGGCTCCTGTTTCGCAAGAATAAGAGATATGTCTATTTTTACCTGTTCTATTTCTCTTTCTTGCTTGTATTTATCATGTTTACCCCTTTCGTGGCTCAGATAGATATGCCTCATAGTTTAATGATAAGCATGCTGGCTGTTCGCTGCCTGTCAAATGCGTGGAGGATGAAATATAAAACGGATAACAGTAAATGACAACAAGACTTCTCAACTCAGTTCTATGCTCTTTGGTTGCTTTGGTGGGCTTTGCTCAGCCAAAGAACTTTTTCGTGGATGGTTTCCATGGCGGACTCTACGGACACTATCCCCTTGACACCTACACACAGTTTATGGTTGATCAATTGGAGGCCCACCCCGACTGGAATATCGGACTCGAGATAGAACCTGAGACATGGGATACGGTAGCTGTCCGTACTCCCGAGGCTTATAGGAATTTTCAACAGAAAATGGCAGGATCGCAGGTAGAATATACCAACCCTACCTATGCGCAACCTTACCTATATAATATAAGTGGTGAAAGTATTATCCGTCAGTTTCAGTATGGTATGCAGAAACTGCGCCTGCATTTTCCTGGTATTACTTTCACCACTTATAGCAGTGAGGAACCTTGTTTTACCAGTCAACTGCCACAGTTACTCCGCCTGTTGGGATTCAAATATATCTCCCTAAAATGTCCAGATACCTGTTGGGGAGGCTATACCGAAGCATATGGAGGCCAGTTGGTGAATCTGGTGGGTTCTGATGGTAGCAAAATGATTACTGTTCCTCGCTATGCCTGTGAGGAACTGCAGGAAGGCTCGGTATGGCAGACAATTGCCTGGAACAATTCTGATACTTTTTTGAAGGCTTGTCAGCAAGCAGGTATTCAGAATCCTGTAGGAATGACCTATCAGGATGCCGGTTGGACTTATGGCCCATGGTTGCGTGACCATAAGGGTAATACTGAGTATGTGTTGTGGAGCGACTATATCGAGCGGCATACTGATCATCAGGCTGCGAAGGATTGGTACTGGTCGCAGGAGAATATACATCCCGGACTAATGTGGGGCTCGCAGGTGATGCAACGCATAGGGCGTGAAGTACGTAAAGCTGAGAACCTATTGGTTCAAGCAGAAAAACTATGTGCTCTTACTGGTAGATATGCTAATCTGTCACAGGTTGATGAGGCT
The sequence above is a segment of the Prevotella sp. E9-3 genome. Coding sequences within it:
- a CDS encoding DUF4105 domain-containing protein, translating into MMRKCKNIILYLACALTVFWLSAMGAFAQQQNDTVDDAQQQNDMVDDAQQQNDMVDEDGLATDITVSLLSVAPGYTVYTAHGHCALRLQCPSAGLDYSFTYGLDDTVENRLAFFTGEAKGEYSAVQTHDYLQEYANEGRRVVEYELNLNLYQKRRLWELLDNEVSYGSVRPYNYLTTNCSSMCAFAVKRALQGEAKMVYGSASPILNGTYRDFVHVISRHRPWVDFFWNSLLGSEGDKVGQNGEKYSPSLLVETWKHASIVDKFGSRRPLLIDSNGSELISGDDGQHTSWFTPTICFALLLLLVILLSVAEHTGHLHKLAFTVDATLMLLLTVIGMALCYMTLFSSLDGSSGNWYALVFNPLPLLAWLLFRKNKRYVYFYLFYFSFLLVFIMFTPFVAQIDMPHSLMISMLAVRCLSNAWRMKYKTDNSK